In Bacteroidota bacterium, a single window of DNA contains:
- a CDS encoding PorP/SprF family type IX secretion system membrane protein, with protein sequence MKIPQVKYTFIIFLIFIFTEVRSQDPNYSQFTHNPIYYNPAYTGISSGMTMRFNYRKQWANLPGDFRTYNFNIDLAARTASGSGGLGLMVDKHTAGSGYYERTRIGIPLSVRVPLYENFLVQMGVMTSFVQKSLNWDNLIFVDQLDPRFGNVNPSDFVSPLKNKVTYPDFDIGLAFRLVESTWSGKQMIATAGVAVHHVFTPNESFYDFESPLARKLVITGDFIIQNEDYERVITSYNRGDKGGFKFNPGFIFQKQSEFKSFTLGMNVYKSNIYAGFWYRNETFDLLKSNALILMLGINAKINEESRLKILYSYDVLLNESLYRAAGGTHELTLIFTLDSFSALTGGGRGGSFGRNMMGSRSNRYSAMECSPF encoded by the coding sequence CAATTTACTCATAACCCAATCTATTATAATCCTGCCTATACAGGTATCTCAAGTGGGATGACAATGCGTTTTAATTATCGTAAACAATGGGCAAATTTGCCCGGAGATTTTAGAACCTATAATTTTAATATTGATCTGGCAGCCAGAACTGCTTCAGGTTCGGGTGGTTTAGGCCTGATGGTTGATAAACATACTGCCGGATCAGGATATTATGAAAGAACAAGAATTGGAATTCCTCTTTCTGTAAGGGTTCCCCTTTATGAGAATTTTCTTGTGCAAATGGGTGTAATGACTTCTTTTGTTCAAAAAAGCCTTAATTGGGATAATTTAATTTTTGTTGATCAACTTGATCCCCGTTTTGGAAATGTCAATCCTTCAGATTTTGTTTCTCCTTTAAAAAATAAAGTTACATATCCTGATTTTGATATTGGGTTGGCTTTTCGATTGGTCGAATCAACCTGGAGTGGTAAACAAATGATAGCTACGGCAGGGGTCGCTGTTCATCATGTTTTTACTCCTAACGAATCTTTCTATGATTTTGAATCGCCTTTAGCAAGAAAATTAGTAATAACCGGTGACTTTATAATACAAAATGAAGACTATGAGAGAGTAATCACAAGCTATAATCGGGGAGATAAAGGCGGTTTTAAATTTAATCCCGGGTTCATCTTCCAAAAACAGTCGGAATTTAAATCTTTTACTTTGGGAATGAATGTGTACAAGTCAAATATTTATGCAGGGTTCTGGTATCGAAATGAAACCTTTGATTTATTAAAATCGAATGCATTGATTCTGATGCTTGGAATTAATGCAAAGATAAATGAAGAAAGTCGTTTGAAGATTCTTTATAGTTATGATGTGCTGTTAAATGAAAGCCTTTACCGTGCAGCAGGAGGAACACATGAGTTAACCCTGATTTTTACTTTAGATTCTTTTAGTGCACTTACAGGTGGTGGCCGTGGTGGCTCTTTTGGACGAAATATGATGGGGTCCAGATCCAATCGTTATAGTGCAATGGAATGTTCTCCATTCTAA
- the hemG gene encoding protoporphyrinogen oxidase: MNDHKYIAIIGAGITGLTTAYYLKKAGIKFKIFEQSDHIGGVIRTKSTKNFLYETGPNSGILGNAEIADLFEELKNDCKLEIADHTSARRLIWKKNKWHALPSGPLSAITTPLFSLYDKFRILGEPFRKKGTNPNESLAELVKRRMGKSFLNYAIDPFILGIYAGDPDYIVPKYALPKLYNLEQQYGSFIGGALKKRKEPKSDQDKKATREIFSVEGGLEKLIKALVKNIGKNNVQTNAKNISVRRLHKIFEIHYNDTVESGFTDIITTVNAHELNVLFPFIGKAKLSPITNLKYAKVTEVTIGFNKWEGVKLDAFGGLVPYREQRNILGVLYMSTLFKNRAPIEGALLTVFVGGIRREELAELNEDELKELMANEFKLMMGVSKFEPDLFKTTHYQYAIAQYGADSEERINAINSIEKEYKGLYLAGSIGNGVGIADRVKQGKDLATQIAKN; this comes from the coding sequence ATGAATGACCATAAATATATTGCAATTATTGGGGCGGGTATTACCGGACTCACCACCGCCTATTACCTTAAAAAAGCAGGCATAAAATTTAAAATATTCGAACAAAGCGATCATATTGGGGGAGTTATAAGAACTAAAAGTACTAAAAACTTTTTGTATGAAACCGGTCCTAATAGCGGCATACTTGGTAATGCCGAAATTGCAGATCTGTTTGAAGAATTAAAAAATGATTGCAAATTAGAAATCGCAGACCATACTTCTGCCCGACGATTAATCTGGAAAAAAAACAAGTGGCATGCTTTGCCTTCGGGCCCGTTATCAGCAATTACTACTCCCCTATTCAGTCTTTATGATAAATTCAGAATATTGGGAGAACCATTTCGAAAAAAAGGAACCAATCCAAACGAATCATTAGCCGAATTAGTTAAGAGACGCATGGGGAAAAGTTTCCTGAATTATGCCATTGACCCATTCATTTTAGGCATTTATGCAGGTGATCCTGATTATATTGTTCCTAAATATGCCTTGCCAAAACTGTATAATTTAGAACAGCAATATGGAAGCTTTATTGGGGGCGCTTTAAAAAAACGCAAGGAACCTAAATCAGATCAGGATAAGAAAGCCACCAGGGAAATATTTTCGGTTGAAGGTGGTTTAGAGAAGTTAATCAAGGCACTCGTAAAAAATATCGGGAAGAATAATGTGCAAACTAACGCTAAAAACATTTCAGTTCGAAGATTGCACAAAATTTTTGAAATTCACTATAACGACACCGTCGAAAGTGGCTTTACAGATATAATCACAACTGTAAATGCACATGAACTTAATGTATTGTTCCCATTTATAGGTAAGGCTAAATTAAGTCCGATCACCAACCTGAAATATGCCAAAGTAACCGAAGTCACCATTGGATTTAATAAATGGGAAGGTGTTAAACTGGATGCATTTGGTGGTTTGGTCCCTTATCGGGAACAGCGAAACATCCTTGGCGTTCTTTACATGTCAACTTTATTTAAAAACAGAGCGCCAATAGAGGGTGCTTTATTGACAGTTTTTGTTGGAGGGATTCGAAGAGAAGAACTGGCTGAATTAAATGAAGATGAATTAAAAGAACTAATGGCAAATGAATTTAAGCTCATGATGGGTGTTTCGAAATTTGAGCCTGATTTATTCAAAACAACTCATTATCAGTATGCAATAGCTCAATATGGAGCAGACTCTGAAGAAAGAATTAATGCCATTAATAGCATAGAGAAAGAATATAAGGGTTTATATTTAGCCGGAAGTATTGGTAATGGTGTCGGTATCGCTGATCGTGTCAAACAAGGCAAAGATCTGGCAACTCAAATAGCAAAAAATTAA
- the hemN gene encoding oxygen-independent coproporphyrinogen III oxidase, with product MKVSQKLLEKYNVATPRYTSYPPANYFHKEFNDKEVDQAISLSNIEQPENISLYIHIPFCNKLCFYCGCNTVISRNGKMIDSYIETLKKEIVLLKSKLDPNRKVSQVHWGGGTPNYLQIEDIESIMNTLYENFNFIPGAEIAMECHPWHLTYKYIDCLIDLKFNRLSLGVQDFNDKVMNSINRNQSIIPISELVEYIKAKDVAVNLDFIYGLPFQTVDSFTETIQKAIEISPNRLVTFSYAHVPWIKKAQRKLEKYNLPDAGEKVKLFEAAYDLLTKSGYKAIGLDHFAKESDELYIALKGKTLHRNFQGYCTRETTGQVYALGVSGISQLESAYLQSTKDVAEYTQLINEGKFPIEKAYFLSLEEKITREIINELMCNLYLSWQALANRFNKPIEELNNLTKEQNQQLKTFESEGLIIYNKDEIFITETGKFFIRNIAATFDPKMQNTTRNFSKAL from the coding sequence ATGAAAGTTTCTCAAAAATTACTGGAAAAATACAATGTAGCTACACCAAGATATACGAGCTACCCCCCTGCCAATTATTTTCATAAAGAGTTTAATGATAAAGAGGTTGATCAAGCCATTTCTTTGTCGAATATTGAACAGCCTGAAAATATTTCACTGTACATTCATATCCCTTTCTGTAATAAACTTTGTTTTTATTGCGGATGCAATACGGTAATAAGTCGCAATGGAAAAATGATTGATTCTTATATAGAGACCCTTAAAAAAGAGATCGTTCTATTAAAATCGAAACTTGATCCAAATCGGAAAGTTTCTCAGGTTCACTGGGGAGGAGGAACACCAAATTATCTTCAAATTGAGGATATTGAATCGATAATGAATACTTTATACGAGAATTTTAATTTCATTCCGGGCGCGGAAATTGCGATGGAATGCCATCCCTGGCATTTGACCTATAAATATATTGATTGTTTAATTGACCTCAAATTTAACCGATTAAGCCTCGGAGTTCAAGACTTTAACGATAAGGTTATGAACAGCATCAATAGAAATCAATCTATTATTCCAATCTCTGAACTTGTTGAATATATCAAAGCGAAGGATGTCGCCGTAAACTTAGATTTTATTTATGGCCTTCCATTTCAAACTGTTGACTCTTTTACCGAAACCATACAAAAAGCAATTGAAATTTCACCAAACAGACTGGTAACATTTTCTTACGCGCATGTGCCATGGATCAAAAAGGCTCAGCGAAAACTCGAAAAATACAATTTACCGGATGCCGGAGAAAAAGTTAAACTTTTTGAGGCTGCTTATGATTTACTGACAAAAAGTGGCTATAAAGCCATTGGTCTCGATCATTTTGCAAAAGAATCAGACGAGCTTTATATAGCGCTGAAAGGAAAAACATTGCATCGAAATTTTCAGGGATATTGCACACGCGAAACAACCGGTCAGGTTTATGCCCTTGGGGTAAGCGGTATTAGCCAACTTGAAAGTGCCTATTTGCAAAGCACTAAAGATGTTGCAGAATATACACAGCTTATTAATGAAGGAAAATTTCCAATTGAGAAAGCATACTTCTTATCTTTAGAAGAAAAAATTACGCGGGAAATAATTAATGAGTTGATGTGTAATCTTTATCTATCATGGCAAGCGCTTGCTAATCGTTTTAACAAACCGATTGAAGAACTTAACAATTTGACCAAAGAACAAAACCAACAACTCAAAACATTTGAATCAGAAGGTCTTATCATTTATAATAAAGATGAGATATTCATCACTGAAACGGGCAAGTTTTTCATTCGCAATATTGCAGCCACTTTCGATCCAAAAATGCAGAATACCACTCGTAATTTCTCAAAAGCACTTTAA
- a CDS encoding MFS transporter, translating to MIKTTGGKYFTLLNLYLAQSIPMSFFSTVMPVIMRTEHYSLTSIGLIQLIKLPWIIKFLWAPLVDKTGGTISKYKSWIFLSEIFYAMVIFGIAFLSLDVNFEMIIILMLIAFMASATQDIATDAFAILILKKEERSIGNSMQSAGSFLGTLTGSGLLLIIYYYWGWQYLLMALAGFVLLALIPLYIYKGREVAKPKPAKPITLKDIGLFFNQKKAYKRIILLTIFYSGIIGILAMIKPWMVDLGFNIKEIGILSGIHGAAFGAAFSFAAGFLIKKLGKKRSLLLFSAVAFLAASYFCWMTYFTPSKSHIILGIALIWSAYGMSTVIIYTISMDNVRAGREGTDFTIQIVITHLSSLLIAVSSGKIAHLIGYKGLFRIEFIVSLIVLASISFLFDERYYEENLTQNK from the coding sequence TCTCGACGGTTATGCCTGTGATCATGCGGACAGAACATTATTCTCTGACTTCTATAGGTTTAATTCAATTAATTAAACTACCCTGGATCATAAAATTCTTATGGGCACCCTTGGTCGACAAAACCGGGGGTACCATAAGCAAATACAAAAGCTGGATTTTTCTTTCCGAGATTTTTTATGCCATGGTCATCTTTGGCATTGCATTTCTTAGCCTGGATGTTAATTTTGAGATGATTATCATCTTGATGCTTATTGCGTTTATGGCATCTGCCACACAAGATATTGCCACGGATGCCTTTGCAATTTTAATCCTTAAAAAAGAAGAAAGAAGTATTGGCAACAGTATGCAATCGGCCGGAAGCTTTTTAGGTACACTAACAGGAAGTGGACTTCTCCTCATTATTTACTATTATTGGGGATGGCAATATTTATTAATGGCATTGGCAGGATTTGTACTTCTGGCTCTTATACCTCTCTATATTTATAAAGGCAGGGAAGTTGCGAAACCAAAACCGGCAAAACCAATAACACTGAAAGACATAGGCCTCTTTTTTAATCAAAAGAAAGCTTACAAACGGATCATCTTACTGACGATATTTTACTCAGGGATCATCGGTATATTGGCAATGATAAAGCCCTGGATGGTCGATTTGGGATTTAATATTAAAGAAATTGGCATCCTTTCCGGAATTCACGGTGCAGCATTTGGTGCAGCATTTTCTTTTGCAGCCGGATTTTTAATAAAAAAACTGGGGAAGAAAAGAAGCTTACTCCTATTCTCTGCCGTGGCATTTCTTGCAGCATCATATTTTTGTTGGATGACCTATTTCACACCCTCAAAATCACATATTATTTTAGGAATAGCTTTAATTTGGTCCGCTTATGGAATGTCGACAGTTATAATTTATACCATATCGATGGATAATGTTAGAGCCGGAAGAGAAGGTACCGATTTTACAATACAAATCGTTATTACGCATTTAAGCAGTTTATTAATTGCGGTCAGCAGCGGAAAAATTGCTCATTTGATCGGATACAAAGGATTGTTCCGAATTGAGTTTATTGTTAGTTTAATTGTGCTGGCTTCAATCTCATTTCTTTTTGATGAAAGGTATTACGAAGAAAATTTAACACAGAATAAATAG